The Amaranthus tricolor cultivar Red isolate AtriRed21 chromosome 6, ASM2621246v1, whole genome shotgun sequence genome has a segment encoding these proteins:
- the LOC130814880 gene encoding 3-ketoacyl-CoA synthase 11-like produces MAEEKPSSPLIPPPEMSSSSSSSRKLPDFKQSVRLKYVKLGYHYLITHAMYLFLTPFVVIVAAQLSTFSLEDIHLLWEHLQYNLISVIICSTLIVFLSTLYFMTRPRPVYLVNFSCYKPNDSLKCPRPYFMEKSEMTGVFSEQILGFQRKILERSGLGEDTYLPEALHNSPPNPSMAFARKEAEEVMFGAIDELLAKTSVKSKDIGILVVNCSLFNPTPSLSAMIVNHYKLRGNIVSYNLGGMGCSAGVISIDLAKQLLQVHPNSYALVVSTENITLNWYLGNERSMLLPNCLFRMGAAAMLLSNKGSDKRRSKYQLVHSVRTHKGSDDKCFSCVYQQEDPSGKIGVSLSKELMAVAGDALKTNITTLGPLVLPMSEQLLFLATLIGKKLFKMKVKPYIPDFKLAFEHFCIHAGGRAVLDELEKNLQLSEWHMEPSRMTLYRYGNTSSSSLWYELAYSEAKGRMKKGDRVWQIAFGSGFKCNSAVWKSLRTMNPADEKNPWMDEIEKFPVNVPLVSPF; encoded by the coding sequence ATGGCCGAGGAAAAACCCAGTTCACCTTTGATCCCACCACCAGAAATGAGCTCATCGTCTTCGTCGTCGAGAAAGCTACCGGATTTTAAGCAATCAGTGAGATTGAAGTATGTGAAGCTTGGGTACCATTACCTTATTACTCATGCAATGTACCTATTTCTTACTCCTTTTGTAGTCATTGTTGCTGCTCAGCTTTCAACATTTTCACTTGAGGATATTCATTTACTTTGGGAGCATCTTCAATATAACCTTATTTCTGTGATTATATGTTCAACCCTCATTGTATTCTTGTCCACTTTGTACTTTATGACCCGTCCTCGCCCTGTTTACCTTGTTAATTTCTCATGCTACAAACCAAATGATTCATTAAAATGTCCAAGGCCTTATTTCATGGAAAAATCTGAGATGACTGGTGTGTTTTCTGAACAAATTCTTGGTTTTCAGAGGAAAATCCTCGAGAGGTCGGGTCTTGGAGAAGATACTTACCTCCCTGAGGCTCTTCATAATTCACCTCCAAATCCTTCTATGGCGTTTGCTCGTAAGGAGGCTGAAGAGGTGATGTTCGGTGCCATTGATGAGCTTTTAGCCAAGACTAGTGTGAAATCTAAGGACATTGGAATACTAGTTGTTAATTGTAGCTTGTTTAACCCTACCCCTTCGCTCTCAGCCATGATTGTTAACCATTATAAGCTCCGAGGGAATATTGTGAGTTACAACTTAGGTGGGATGGGATGTAGTGCGGGGGTTATTTCCATTGATCTCGCCAAGCAACTTCTTCAAGTTCACCCGAACTCTTACGCTTTGGTTGTTAGTACTGAGAACATCACGTTGAATTGGTACCTTGGGAATGAGCGTTCGATGCTTCTTCCAAATTGCTTATTTAGAATGGGTGCGGCTGCTATGCTCCTTTCTAACAAGGGATCGGATAAGAGAAGGTCTAAGTACCAATTGGTTCATAGTGTTAGGACTCACAAGGGTTCAGATGATAAGTGTTTTTCTTGTGTGTATCAACAAGAAGACCCAAGTGGGAAGATCGGTGTGTCTCTTTCAAAAGAATTGATGGCGGTTGCCGGTGATGCATTGAAAACGAACATTACTACTTTAGGACCTCTTGTCCTTCCAATGTCCGAGCAATTGCTTTTCTTGGCTACTTTGATTGGGAAGAAACTCTTCAAGATGAAGGTGAAGCCTTACATTCCGGATTTCAAGTTGGCTTTTGAGCATTTTTGCATTCATGCAGGAGGTAGAGCTGTTCTTGACGAGTTGGAAAAGAACTTGCAACTTAGCGAGTGGCACATGGAGCCATCAAGGATGACCTTATATAGGTACGGTAACACCTCAAGCAGCTCTCTTTGGTATGAATTGGCTTACTCGGAAGCCAAgggaagaatgaagaagggaGACCGAGTATGGCAAATTGCATTTGGGTCTGGTTTTAAGTGTAACAGCGCAGTTTGGAAGTCTTTAAGAACTATGAATCCCGCTGACGAGAAGAATCCATGGAT